In Paenibacillus sp. 1781tsa1, one DNA window encodes the following:
- a CDS encoding extracellular solute-binding protein, which produces MRKISLKMPVAAVMTSLLILTTACSGGSSSTGTTSDGKKQVTVSFRSSGSEDTLTKFFQSGLVDQFEKENPDIKINIAPVLASEGDYTSKMVLQMKSPDTAPDVIAEDTSIIKSDAAAGYLEPLDTQVQGWPDWEEHIIDNLKAGVTGEDGKVYGVPATSDTRGIWYNKELFQQAGLEVPFKPASWAEVLEAARTIKQKLPGVTPLNMIVGKANGEGVTMQTLEMLLYGTADTLYDDTSKKWVVNSPGLLDSFKFIDQVFNTDKTGPTMQVALNGQAGSIAFQQQFPQDKLAMAVDGSWAGSTWAENGAAPIANVEEKIGFAPFPTQNGEEPGATTMSGGWAWSVPAQAKNKEEAWKFIEFLMNKENATARVVAEGSLSPRNDSTEVEGYTDRPYTKEAQELLNVAHFRPANDQYAAVSAQLQSIVESIASGKLTPEEGVTQLKDNVSRSLGADSIEEK; this is translated from the coding sequence ATGAGAAAAATATCATTGAAAATGCCGGTAGCAGCAGTTATGACATCCTTGCTCATTCTAACGACAGCCTGTTCAGGCGGAAGTTCCAGTACAGGCACAACCAGTGATGGCAAGAAGCAAGTAACCGTATCGTTCCGTTCTTCAGGATCTGAAGATACACTTACGAAGTTTTTTCAATCAGGATTGGTGGATCAGTTCGAGAAAGAAAATCCGGATATCAAAATCAACATTGCACCTGTATTGGCAAGTGAAGGTGATTATACATCCAAAATGGTTTTGCAGATGAAATCCCCGGATACGGCACCTGATGTCATTGCAGAAGATACATCCATCATTAAATCCGATGCTGCTGCGGGATATCTGGAGCCACTGGATACACAGGTTCAGGGATGGCCCGATTGGGAAGAACACATCATCGACAATCTGAAGGCAGGGGTTACCGGAGAAGACGGCAAAGTGTATGGCGTTCCGGCTACCTCGGATACACGCGGAATCTGGTATAACAAGGAACTGTTTCAACAGGCAGGTCTGGAAGTTCCGTTCAAACCTGCAAGCTGGGCAGAAGTACTCGAAGCAGCGCGTACCATCAAGCAAAAACTGCCGGGTGTGACACCGCTTAATATGATCGTGGGCAAAGCAAACGGTGAAGGTGTCACCATGCAAACGCTGGAAATGCTGCTCTATGGTACAGCGGACACGCTGTATGACGACACTAGCAAAAAATGGGTAGTTAACAGCCCGGGGCTGCTGGATTCCTTCAAATTCATAGATCAAGTGTTTAACACGGATAAAACAGGTCCGACTATGCAGGTCGCCTTAAATGGACAAGCTGGCAGTATTGCATTCCAGCAACAATTCCCGCAGGACAAGCTGGCGATGGCTGTAGATGGTAGCTGGGCAGGTTCGACATGGGCCGAGAACGGTGCTGCTCCAATTGCCAACGTCGAAGAGAAAATAGGTTTTGCGCCATTCCCGACACAAAATGGGGAAGAACCTGGAGCAACGACGATGTCTGGAGGATGGGCTTGGTCTGTTCCTGCACAAGCGAAGAACAAGGAAGAGGCTTGGAAATTTATTGAGTTTCTGATGAATAAGGAAAATGCGACTGCACGCGTAGTAGCGGAAGGCAGCCTCAGCCCACGTAATGATTCCACAGAAGTTGAAGGGTATACGGATCGTCCATATACCAAAGAAGCACAGGAACTCTTGAATGTGGCTCACTTCCGTCCAGCGAACGATCAATATGCAGCGGTATCCGCACAATTGCAAAGCATTGTTGAGAGTATTGCCTCTGGCAAGCTGACGCCGGAAGAGGGAGTTACGCAATTGAAGGACAACGTATCCCGTTCCCTTGGCGCGGACAGCATCGAAGAGAAATAA
- a CDS encoding carbohydrate ABC transporter permease, which yields MVKHGLQRKIQYGILVFLGLCFLLPLLWIILASFDPNAQQGIKMPSAWTIQNFKDVLGDSSNLRSFGVGLILSGGQAILVVLVSVLAAYPLSRYEMRFKKSFLLSILFMTALPITAVMVPVFQMFLFFKMQNSIIATMLFLTASSLPYGIWMMKNFMDSVPIDLEESAWIDGASVWNGLRRIVAPLMLPGIATIAIFTFSGSWGNFFVPYILLQTPEKLPASVTIYQFFGSHGMVEYGRLAAFSLLYTMPSVVLYIFSQRYMSKGFSMGGATKG from the coding sequence ATGGTCAAACATGGGCTTCAACGCAAAATCCAGTACGGAATTCTAGTTTTTCTGGGGCTCTGTTTTTTATTGCCGCTGCTCTGGATCATTCTGGCTTCGTTTGATCCGAACGCACAGCAGGGCATCAAAATGCCCAGTGCCTGGACCATTCAAAATTTCAAGGATGTACTCGGGGATTCGAGCAATCTTCGTTCATTCGGTGTAGGTCTGATTCTGTCGGGAGGACAAGCGATATTGGTTGTGTTGGTATCGGTTCTTGCTGCCTATCCATTATCCCGATACGAGATGAGATTCAAAAAAAGTTTCCTCTTATCCATTCTGTTCATGACAGCTCTTCCGATTACGGCCGTGATGGTTCCGGTATTTCAAATGTTTCTATTCTTCAAAATGCAAAATAGCATCATTGCCACAATGCTGTTCCTAACCGCATCTTCACTTCCTTACGGCATTTGGATGATGAAAAACTTCATGGATTCGGTGCCCATTGATCTGGAAGAATCGGCATGGATTGACGGAGCGTCCGTCTGGAATGGCTTGAGACGAATCGTAGCTCCATTGATGTTGCCCGGTATTGCAACGATAGCGATATTTACCTTTTCGGGAAGTTGGGGCAATTTCTTTGTGCCATACATCCTGCTCCAGACCCCGGAGAAACTTCCGGCATCAGTCACGATCTATCAATTCTTCGGCAGCCACGGCATGGTTGAATACGGCAGATTGGCTGCATTTTCACTACTTTATACGATGCCTTCGGTTGTGCTATATATCTTCTCCCAGCGTTACATGTCCAAAGGCTTCAGCATGGGCGGGGCAACCAAAGGTTAA
- a CDS encoding alpha-mannosidase has protein sequence MTTKKTAHLISHTHWDREWYMPYEHHHVLLIELMDKLLDTLDQDPEYRYFHLDGQTIIREDYLQVRPEQQERLDRYIREGRIHFGPWYVLQDEFLTSSEANLRNLLIGHRDARPLGVISKTGYFPDSFGNMGQAPQILQQADIHNAIFGRGVKPTGFNNAVVDADSYESPYSEMIWRSPDGSEVLGILFANWYCNGMEVPVDSEKARAYWDKNLEDAEKFASTPHLLFMNGCDHQPIQTDLPEALRTAAALYPDVEFIHSNFDDYIEAVTKEVPEHLATIEGELRSQHTDGWGTLVNTASARVYLKQLNQQGQTLLEKVAEPLAAMAHIAGVKDYPHHLLTHAWKMLMQNHPHDSICGCSVDEVHREMVTRFAKSRQLAEKLVSQSAQAIAESIHVQPAEAWGEEAVLFTVFNTSGWNRNGIIEMDLIVDKVFFPEGPNPQALAQKVEKDALPAYQLIDSDGHVYSAEIKDLGAHFGYELPKDRFRQPYMARKVRVTFQAVNVPSLGYKTYALIPVHTPTENAEIAEVPDTSELIQVQGMMMENGHLRVTVEENGTATIEDKVSGTVYRGLNSYENTGDIGNEYVYRQPEGETTLTTEHLKADVRIVEQSPYRAVMESILRWDIPAGADELFELEKRQMVPFTERKAQRVKNTVPLVITTTYTLEAGSNMVKVKSEFNNQAKDHRLRALFPSGLVTEEHYADSIFEVAKRSNAPAKEWVNPSNAQHQQAFVHVMDGDHGLMIANKGLNEYEVLQHEEGSTIAVTLLRASSELGDWGVFETPEAQCLGPQSVEYAIIPFAGDAAQSGACASAYVYPIPWTTVQLGALARTFEREGRAGADGQKVELPLSKQWLAWNAQSSSLAFSTLKIAEETGDVIARWYNLNSEAAELNVQPGFECASVYESDVLERVKAALKDHRQMVSGYKIVTQGYKLY, from the coding sequence ATGACAACCAAAAAGACGGCACATCTCATCTCGCATACCCATTGGGACCGGGAATGGTATATGCCTTATGAACATCATCATGTTCTTCTCATTGAGCTGATGGATAAACTGCTGGATACGCTCGATCAGGACCCGGAATATCGTTATTTCCATCTGGATGGGCAGACGATTATTCGTGAGGATTATTTGCAGGTTCGGCCTGAACAACAGGAGAGACTTGACCGCTATATTCGTGAAGGACGCATTCATTTTGGCCCATGGTATGTGTTACAGGATGAGTTTCTGACCAGCAGCGAGGCCAACTTGCGTAATCTGCTCATCGGTCATCGCGATGCTCGACCTTTGGGTGTGATATCCAAGACGGGATATTTTCCAGACTCGTTCGGAAATATGGGACAGGCACCGCAAATTCTGCAACAAGCCGACATTCATAACGCGATCTTCGGGCGCGGGGTAAAGCCTACCGGATTCAATAATGCCGTGGTTGATGCGGATAGTTACGAATCTCCCTATTCCGAGATGATCTGGCGTTCGCCGGATGGTTCGGAAGTGCTCGGCATTTTGTTCGCGAATTGGTACTGTAACGGGATGGAAGTTCCGGTTGATTCGGAGAAAGCCCGAGCCTACTGGGACAAAAATCTGGAAGATGCCGAGAAGTTCGCCTCGACCCCGCATCTGTTGTTCATGAATGGTTGTGATCACCAGCCGATCCAGACAGATCTGCCTGAGGCTTTACGTACGGCGGCTGCGTTGTATCCTGATGTGGAATTTATTCACTCCAATTTTGACGATTACATTGAGGCGGTTACGAAGGAAGTCCCTGAGCATCTGGCGACCATCGAAGGCGAACTTCGCAGTCAGCACACGGATGGTTGGGGAACACTGGTGAATACGGCATCCGCCCGGGTGTATCTGAAACAGTTGAATCAGCAGGGGCAGACGTTGCTTGAAAAAGTAGCCGAACCACTGGCAGCCATGGCCCATATAGCCGGGGTAAAAGATTATCCGCACCATCTGTTGACGCATGCATGGAAGATGCTGATGCAGAACCACCCGCATGATAGCATCTGCGGCTGCAGTGTGGATGAGGTTCACCGTGAGATGGTGACCCGCTTCGCCAAGAGCAGACAGCTTGCAGAGAAATTGGTTTCCCAGAGCGCGCAGGCGATTGCTGAGTCCATTCATGTGCAACCTGCTGAGGCTTGGGGAGAGGAAGCGGTGCTGTTCACTGTGTTCAACACGAGTGGGTGGAATCGAAATGGAATCATCGAAATGGACCTGATTGTGGACAAAGTATTTTTCCCGGAAGGTCCTAACCCTCAGGCACTTGCGCAGAAGGTGGAAAAAGATGCATTACCAGCGTATCAGCTCATCGATTCGGATGGACACGTGTATTCGGCTGAAATCAAGGATCTGGGTGCGCATTTCGGTTATGAACTTCCGAAGGATCGCTTCCGACAGCCTTATATGGCTCGTAAAGTAAGAGTTACTTTCCAGGCGGTGAATGTACCTTCGCTGGGTTATAAGACATATGCTCTCATTCCAGTTCATACGCCAACAGAGAATGCTGAGATTGCTGAAGTGCCCGATACGAGCGAACTCATTCAGGTTCAGGGAATGATGATGGAAAACGGTCATTTGCGGGTGACGGTTGAAGAGAATGGTACGGCTACAATTGAAGATAAGGTATCCGGTACTGTATACAGGGGATTGAATTCATATGAGAATACCGGTGATATCGGTAATGAATATGTCTACCGACAACCAGAGGGAGAGACAACGCTGACCACAGAGCACCTGAAGGCAGACGTGCGGATCGTGGAGCAATCTCCGTATCGTGCAGTCATGGAGAGTATACTACGCTGGGATATTCCTGCTGGAGCAGATGAACTGTTCGAGCTGGAGAAACGCCAAATGGTTCCTTTTACAGAACGGAAGGCGCAGCGGGTGAAGAACACGGTTCCGTTGGTGATTACGACAACGTATACGCTGGAAGCAGGCAGTAATATGGTCAAAGTAAAATCTGAATTTAACAATCAGGCCAAGGATCATCGGCTGCGTGCACTCTTTCCATCCGGACTGGTGACAGAGGAACATTATGCAGATTCCATCTTTGAGGTAGCCAAACGTTCGAACGCACCGGCCAAGGAATGGGTGAATCCGAGTAATGCGCAGCATCAGCAAGCGTTTGTACATGTGATGGATGGTGATCATGGCTTGATGATTGCAAACAAAGGGCTGAATGAATACGAGGTTTTACAGCATGAAGAAGGTAGTACGATTGCGGTTACGCTGCTGCGCGCCTCTTCGGAACTAGGAGATTGGGGTGTGTTTGAAACACCGGAAGCCCAGTGTCTGGGTCCTCAGAGTGTAGAATACGCGATTATTCCATTTGCAGGTGATGCTGCACAGTCAGGAGCATGTGCATCTGCATATGTGTATCCAATTCCGTGGACGACTGTACAGCTAGGGGCATTAGCACGCACGTTTGAGCGGGAAGGTCGTGCCGGAGCTGATGGGCAGAAGGTGGAGTTGCCTCTATCGAAGCAATGGTTAGCGTGGAATGCACAAAGTTCGTCACTAGCCTTCTCCACATTGAAGATCGCAGAGGAAACCGGAGATGTGATTGCTCGCTGGTATAATCTGAATTCTGAAGCTGCTGAATTGAACGTTCAGCCTGGATTCGAATGTGCCTCCGTATATGAGAGCGATGTGCTGGAACGTGTTAAGGCTGCTTTGAAGGACCATAGACAGATGGTATCCGGGTACAAAATTGTTACACAAGGGTACAAGCTTTATTGA
- a CDS encoding Gfo/Idh/MocA family protein produces MTIRIGKISLWHVHAWDYIKQAQEHEDTVIAAVWDEDAKRGQEAAERLNVPFYASLEDMLARDDIDAVIVDAPTRIHEEVITAAAKAGKHIFTEKVIAATQAESNRILGEVEANKVKMTVSLPRLNAGYTLTIQDVLNQGLLGKVTYVRARLSHDGAISNWLPEHFYDLKDCQGGALIDLGCHPMYLAKLFLGQEVTAVNANFGYITGKEVEDNAVATLFTDSGAVGVVEAGFVNSHSPFTIEVHGTEGTLLYGTPDDKLLIRTKAAQGQYEEWTELPLADKRESAFNQWVAHIQNDTDATENVQIAMELTRLMEAANLSASEGRRIALNELKG; encoded by the coding sequence GTGACCATTCGAATTGGAAAAATTAGCTTGTGGCATGTTCACGCATGGGATTACATCAAGCAGGCACAGGAACATGAAGATACAGTCATAGCAGCCGTGTGGGATGAAGATGCCAAGCGGGGACAGGAAGCGGCAGAACGTTTAAACGTACCCTTCTATGCTTCACTCGAAGATATGCTGGCCAGAGATGACATCGATGCCGTTATTGTAGATGCGCCAACCCGCATTCATGAAGAAGTGATCACCGCTGCTGCAAAAGCAGGGAAACACATCTTCACGGAAAAGGTTATTGCAGCGACACAAGCGGAATCCAACAGAATCCTTGGTGAGGTAGAGGCAAACAAAGTCAAGATGACAGTCTCCTTACCACGTCTGAATGCAGGGTATACACTCACGATTCAGGATGTACTTAACCAGGGATTGCTTGGCAAAGTGACTTATGTTAGAGCACGTTTATCGCATGATGGAGCGATTTCGAACTGGTTACCTGAACACTTCTATGATCTGAAGGATTGTCAGGGCGGTGCACTGATTGATCTGGGCTGCCATCCCATGTATCTGGCCAAACTGTTTCTGGGTCAGGAAGTAACAGCGGTTAACGCGAACTTCGGATACATTACAGGCAAAGAAGTGGAAGATAATGCAGTTGCAACCTTGTTTACGGATTCCGGAGCAGTTGGTGTTGTTGAAGCTGGTTTTGTAAATAGCCATTCTCCGTTTACAATTGAGGTTCATGGTACGGAAGGCACCCTTCTCTACGGGACACCTGATGATAAGCTGTTGATTCGTACAAAAGCAGCACAGGGTCAGTATGAAGAATGGACTGAACTTCCTTTGGCAGACAAAAGGGAAAGCGCATTCAATCAATGGGTTGCACATATACAAAATGATACGGATGCAACGGAAAACGTGCAGATCGCTATGGAGCTGACCCGGTTGATGGAAGCTGCTAACCTCTCTGCCAGCGAAGGGCGCAGAATTGCTCTGAATGAGTTGAAGGGTTAG
- a CDS encoding glycoside hydrolase family 125 protein — MLTPREDQDISPSIYDMIDRVNKRMPDYPELNQMFKNCFTNTMATTIQRKEDGTTFVITGDIPAMWLRDSAAQVRPYLVLASEDEDIADMIAGLVQRQLNYILLDPYANAFNETESGKGHQEDLTQMNDWIWERKYEIDSLAYPIQLSYLLWKNTGRTTQFNDTFRKAAQIIMQLWQVEQHHETKSPYTFQRLDAPETDTLCRDGRGTETAYTGMTWSGFRPSDDRCEYGYLIPSNMFAVVALRYLQEIAETVFEDETLAATAQQLEDQINKGIQDYGTVEHPEYGTIHAYETDGKGNYNLMDDANVPSLLSLPYLGYVDENDEVYQNTRRFILSSHNPYFYEGTAAAGIGSPHTPEGYIWHIALSMQGLTTEDRHEKLRLLQLIQQTDAGTGLTHEGFSANNPHEYTRPWFSWSNMLFSELMMDYCGFRVEK; from the coding sequence ATGCTGACACCCAGAGAAGATCAAGACATTTCCCCCTCGATATACGACATGATTGATCGGGTTAACAAACGTATGCCGGATTATCCGGAACTTAACCAAATGTTCAAAAACTGTTTTACCAATACGATGGCGACCACAATTCAGCGCAAAGAAGATGGAACAACTTTTGTGATTACGGGAGATATCCCTGCCATGTGGTTACGTGATTCTGCTGCTCAGGTCAGACCTTATCTGGTTCTCGCTTCAGAGGATGAAGATATCGCTGATATGATCGCTGGACTGGTTCAACGGCAACTGAATTATATTCTTCTGGACCCTTATGCAAACGCTTTTAATGAGACGGAGAGTGGGAAAGGACATCAGGAAGATCTGACGCAGATGAATGATTGGATCTGGGAACGGAAGTATGAGATTGACTCTCTGGCTTATCCGATTCAGCTCAGTTATCTCTTGTGGAAGAACACGGGCAGAACAACACAATTCAATGACACGTTCCGCAAAGCAGCCCAGATTATCATGCAATTATGGCAAGTGGAACAGCATCATGAGACGAAATCACCTTACACGTTCCAACGTCTGGATGCTCCCGAAACCGATACGCTCTGCCGAGATGGACGAGGTACTGAAACAGCCTACACAGGCATGACCTGGTCGGGATTCCGTCCCAGCGATGATCGCTGTGAATATGGTTATCTGATTCCATCCAATATGTTCGCTGTTGTGGCGCTTCGATATCTACAGGAAATTGCTGAAACTGTATTCGAGGATGAAACGCTGGCAGCGACTGCTCAGCAGTTGGAAGATCAGATCAACAAAGGCATTCAGGATTATGGCACTGTCGAACATCCAGAATATGGAACCATACATGCATATGAAACCGATGGGAAAGGCAATTACAATCTGATGGATGATGCCAATGTGCCGAGCCTGCTGTCTTTACCTTATCTCGGATACGTGGATGAGAACGACGAGGTGTATCAAAATACGCGCCGTTTCATTCTATCCTCGCATAACCCGTATTTTTATGAGGGTACAGCAGCTGCTGGAATTGGAAGTCCGCATACACCGGAAGGATACATCTGGCATATCGCTTTATCGATGCAGGGGCTAACTACAGAGGATCGCCACGAAAAACTGCGATTGCTCCAGCTCATCCAACAAACGGATGCGGGCACCGGATTGACCCATGAAGGCTTTTCGGCTAACAATCCACATGAATATACACGTCCATGGTTTTCATGGTCCAACATGCTCTTTAGTGAACTGATGATGGATTATTGCGGATTCCGCGTAGAGAAATAG
- a CDS encoding MFS transporter — MNRHEKGTNASSLFRNRFLQTILLSSVLLQIGIWVRNFAILLYVAERTNNDPYAISLISVAEFAPIFVFSFIGGTFADRWRPKRTMIWCDLLSAVSVFVVLLTIHYGSWQSVYLVAFISAILSQFSQPSSMRLFKYHVAEEQLQQGMALFQSLMAIFMVLGPMLGTLIYSTFGLETSIAVMGVVFLLSALVLVRLPEDNMEAQTAAVKGQFRKEFIEGFRYVWQSQVLRMLGLAFILAGLAVGVAQALNLFIVTERLGRSKEFLQYLLMVNGAAMLIGGGIVAVFAKRVPPQVLLAIGMIAGAFCTAIVGYSTSVPLTLTVQFLNGLVFPCIHIGISTMILKWSHASIVGRVNGVLNPMFVGMMVISMSFAGALKDAFSLSAIYGGAGLLFLLGALVMVPIMNQKAPNNAHTVVET; from the coding sequence TTGAATAGGCATGAAAAGGGCACCAATGCATCAAGCCTGTTTCGCAATCGGTTTCTGCAGACGATTTTATTATCAAGCGTGCTCCTGCAGATCGGCATCTGGGTACGTAATTTCGCTATTCTCCTGTATGTTGCGGAAAGAACAAACAATGATCCATACGCCATTTCACTAATCAGCGTAGCAGAATTCGCACCTATTTTTGTTTTTTCATTCATAGGAGGTACATTTGCCGACCGCTGGCGGCCGAAGCGAACGATGATCTGGTGCGATTTATTATCCGCGGTATCGGTATTCGTAGTACTTCTGACCATACATTACGGTTCTTGGCAATCCGTCTACCTTGTCGCATTCATCTCGGCAATTCTTTCGCAGTTCTCCCAGCCTTCAAGCATGCGATTGTTTAAGTATCATGTGGCTGAAGAACAGCTTCAGCAAGGGATGGCCCTGTTCCAATCGCTGATGGCCATCTTTATGGTGCTTGGGCCGATGCTGGGCACGTTGATATACAGCACGTTTGGTCTTGAAACATCGATCGCTGTCATGGGTGTGGTTTTTTTGCTCTCTGCACTCGTCCTTGTTCGTCTGCCAGAGGATAATATGGAAGCACAAACGGCCGCTGTGAAAGGGCAGTTCCGTAAAGAATTCATTGAAGGCTTCCGCTATGTCTGGCAAAGCCAAGTGCTGCGTATGCTCGGACTCGCGTTTATTCTCGCGGGACTCGCTGTTGGCGTCGCCCAAGCTCTCAACTTGTTTATTGTAACGGAGCGGCTGGGCAGGAGTAAGGAGTTCCTGCAATATCTGCTGATGGTGAATGGCGCAGCCATGCTGATTGGTGGCGGAATCGTAGCTGTCTTCGCGAAACGGGTTCCACCGCAGGTTCTTCTTGCGATAGGTATGATCGCAGGCGCTTTCTGCACAGCTATTGTAGGGTATTCGACGAGCGTTCCGCTCACCCTGACTGTTCAATTTCTGAATGGGCTTGTGTTCCCATGCATCCATATTGGGATTAGCACAATGATTCTGAAATGGTCACATGCTTCCATCGTCGGTCGGGTGAACGGGGTTCTGAATCCGATGTTCGTTGGCATGATGGTCATTTCCATGTCCTTCGCAGGTGCTTTAAAGGATGCTTTTTCGCTGAGTGCGATCTATGGCGGTGCAGGATTGTTATTTCTTCTTGGCGCACTGGTCATGGTGCCGATCATGAACCAAAAAGCCCCGAATAACGCACATACTGTTGTAGAGACATAA
- a CDS encoding carbohydrate ABC transporter permease, whose protein sequence is MKRKAPGSFLFLMPSVLLLLVFFIVPIILTIFFAFTNMALTGAAAKSLEFVGFQNFINMFHDPDFRISVWRTLVFLIFSAVIGQVLLGFILALLMKEKNVTFRRVIGIIVIAGWVTPEIVVAFCMVAFFSDNGSLNQILGWFGASPISWLFSFPMVSVIIANIWHGTAFSMMVYQSALDDIPKEVEEAAIIDSATGFQIVRHITIPMVKGSIVTNMMLVTLQTLGVFTLIYTMTGGGPGTSTQTLPIFMYNQAFVNYQFGYGTAISLVLLFIGIIASLFYMRSMKVKV, encoded by the coding sequence ATGAAAAGGAAAGCACCAGGCTCATTTCTGTTTCTAATGCCTTCCGTACTGTTATTACTCGTGTTTTTCATTGTTCCTATTATTCTGACGATTTTCTTTGCCTTTACAAATATGGCTCTGACCGGTGCTGCAGCCAAGAGTCTGGAGTTCGTCGGATTTCAGAATTTCATTAATATGTTCCATGATCCGGACTTCCGCATTAGTGTCTGGCGTACGCTGGTCTTTCTCATCTTCTCCGCAGTGATTGGTCAGGTATTGCTTGGATTCATTCTGGCTCTTCTAATGAAGGAGAAAAATGTGACGTTCCGCCGGGTCATTGGCATCATCGTCATTGCCGGTTGGGTGACACCTGAGATTGTTGTGGCATTCTGTATGGTGGCCTTTTTCAGTGACAATGGTTCATTGAATCAGATTCTCGGCTGGTTTGGGGCAAGTCCAATCTCCTGGTTGTTCAGTTTCCCTATGGTGAGTGTCATTATTGCGAACATCTGGCACGGTACAGCCTTCTCCATGATGGTCTATCAGTCGGCTCTGGATGATATTCCGAAGGAAGTCGAAGAAGCTGCGATTATTGACAGTGCCACCGGGTTCCAGATTGTCAGACACATTACGATTCCAATGGTAAAAGGGTCCATCGTGACCAACATGATGCTGGTCACCCTACAGACACTGGGTGTGTTCACACTAATCTATACGATGACTGGTGGTGGCCCGGGTACTTCGACACAAACCTTGCCGATCTTCATGTACAACCAGGCCTTTGTGAACTATCAGTTTGGATACGGTACAGCCATATCGCTGGTCCTGCTGTTCATCGGTATTATCGCCAGCCTGTTCTACATGCGATCCATGAAAGTGAAAGTGTAA
- a CDS encoding helix-turn-helix domain-containing protein, whose protein sequence is MSLYPYEKMLERQDLLERLDIAMVWGHYEIRVMRFHLTSFPAGRVVDFHNHAEFEFHFIPRGKGKVILDDQTHALSEGMLYLTGPGVVHYQEADAKEDMDELCLHVDIVHKPREHVDPWEAAESEETIEKLRTLPHTPVNDYHRAMHCFLEAYEACDQKLLGYYTSIKQLVISILLKTVRAYDTGGNRPEAPVRDMSAYRYEYAVQYMEANHPTVVTLEHVAEKLHISSRQLQRIFYQVQPEMPFSRVLEDIRLRAVCRNLEESNVSIEQIALASGFNNANYLHAVFRKRLGMTPSAFRKMKQPILK, encoded by the coding sequence TTGAGCCTGTATCCTTATGAGAAAATGCTTGAACGGCAGGATCTCCTGGAGAGACTGGATATTGCAATGGTGTGGGGACATTATGAGATTCGCGTGATGCGATTTCATCTGACTTCTTTTCCAGCAGGCCGAGTTGTGGATTTCCATAATCATGCGGAGTTTGAGTTTCATTTTATCCCGAGAGGAAAAGGCAAAGTTATTCTTGATGATCAGACACATGCACTTTCGGAAGGTATGTTGTATTTGACTGGTCCGGGTGTCGTACATTATCAGGAGGCGGACGCCAAAGAGGATATGGATGAACTATGTCTTCATGTGGATATCGTTCATAAGCCAAGAGAGCATGTCGATCCTTGGGAAGCCGCTGAATCCGAGGAGACGATTGAAAAGCTCAGAACGCTTCCGCATACTCCGGTGAATGATTATCATCGGGCGATGCATTGTTTTTTGGAAGCCTATGAGGCATGTGATCAGAAATTGTTAGGTTATTATACGTCGATCAAGCAACTGGTCATTAGCATATTACTCAAAACCGTGCGAGCATACGACACCGGTGGGAATCGACCGGAAGCCCCTGTTCGGGACATGTCGGCGTATCGTTATGAGTATGCCGTGCAGTATATGGAGGCGAATCATCCTACAGTAGTCACGCTGGAGCATGTAGCTGAGAAACTTCATATCAGCAGCAGGCAATTGCAGAGAATCTTCTATCAAGTACAGCCTGAGATGCCTTTCAGCCGCGTACTGGAGGATATTCGTCTGCGCGCCGTGTGCCGTAATCTGGAGGAAAGTAACGTATCCATCGAACAGATCGCTCTCGCTTCAGGCTTCAATAATGCCAACTATTTGCATGCTGTATTTCGCAAACGTTTGGGGATGACCCCATCGGCTTTTCGTAAAATGAAACAACCAATACTTAAGTGA